A window of the Streptomyces finlayi genome harbors these coding sequences:
- a CDS encoding PucR family transcriptional regulator ligand-binding domain-containing protein: MPESPTAPPTPPVPLTALLAREELGLRRIAGPERADVLWVHASEMADPFPYLLGGELLLTAGVLLKDPDTYVARLVEAGAAALGFGVAPVHDTVPPALVVACDRHGLPLLEVPPRTTFTTIARAVWRLMAEARHRELRRVTRAQQALASAAARPDPVPAVLHQLAVHLAGRAALLTAGGEELHTAGSLPAPAARQALARLARVVSPGSRPDPAPGTRTAKAPGTRTATPAEARTAPAPVSATDTVGGTQLSAYPLGGAQGLVLALSANRREPGDHTVAGIAVVLLSLLTAPHQGADAAGRAGALVRMLLGADPEDVTPLLGAADRWTVVHGRRTDGTPADPLTAGALGTALGSALVDADRDAVRVLVTAPDRITPQTGWTLGASAPVPVAALPAADAQAARALGRAEATRTPLSVHRPATGLAELVPHDQAEAHARALLAPLTETLAETLRCWLSLHGGWDRTAVALQVHRNTVRQRIARCAALLDADLDDANVRMELWFALSALWPRVGSADFG, from the coding sequence ATGCCGGAGTCTCCCACCGCACCACCGACCCCGCCCGTCCCGCTCACCGCTCTGCTGGCCAGGGAGGAGCTGGGGCTGCGCCGGATCGCGGGTCCCGAGCGCGCGGACGTGCTCTGGGTGCACGCCTCGGAGATGGCCGACCCGTTTCCGTACCTCCTCGGCGGTGAACTGCTGCTCACCGCCGGCGTGCTGCTGAAGGACCCGGACACCTATGTCGCCCGGCTCGTGGAGGCGGGGGCCGCCGCGCTCGGCTTCGGGGTGGCACCGGTGCACGACACCGTGCCCCCGGCGCTGGTCGTGGCGTGCGACCGGCACGGGCTGCCGCTCCTGGAGGTGCCGCCCCGGACGACGTTCACCACGATCGCGCGGGCCGTGTGGCGGCTGATGGCGGAGGCCAGGCACCGGGAGCTGCGCCGGGTGACCCGCGCCCAGCAGGCCCTGGCCTCGGCCGCCGCCCGGCCCGATCCGGTGCCCGCGGTGCTGCACCAGCTGGCCGTGCACCTGGCGGGGCGGGCGGCCCTGCTGACGGCCGGGGGCGAGGAACTGCACACGGCGGGGAGCCTCCCGGCCCCGGCGGCGCGGCAGGCCCTCGCCCGCCTGGCCCGGGTGGTCTCCCCCGGGTCCCGCCCCGATCCGGCGCCCGGGACCCGCACGGCGAAGGCGCCAGGGACCCGCACAGCGACACCTGCGGAGGCCCGTACCGCCCCGGCCCCCGTCTCCGCCACGGACACCGTGGGTGGCACCCAGCTGTCCGCGTATCCGCTCGGCGGCGCCCAGGGTCTGGTCCTCGCCCTGTCGGCGAACCGGCGCGAACCGGGGGACCACACCGTGGCCGGTATCGCGGTCGTCCTGCTCTCCCTGCTGACCGCCCCGCACCAGGGCGCCGACGCCGCGGGCCGGGCGGGCGCGCTCGTGCGGATGCTGCTCGGCGCGGACCCCGAGGACGTCACCCCGCTCCTGGGCGCCGCCGACCGGTGGACGGTGGTCCACGGGCGCCGCACGGACGGCACCCCCGCCGACCCGCTCACCGCCGGGGCGCTCGGTACGGCGCTGGGCTCCGCCCTCGTCGACGCGGACCGCGATGCCGTACGCGTCCTGGTCACCGCCCCCGACCGGATCACCCCGCAGACCGGCTGGACGCTCGGCGCCTCCGCACCCGTCCCGGTCGCGGCCCTGCCGGCGGCCGACGCCCAGGCGGCCCGCGCCCTGGGCCGCGCGGAGGCCACCCGTACCCCTCTGTCCGTACACCGTCCCGCCACGGGCCTCGCGGAACTGGTCCCCCACGACCAGGCCGAGGCCCACGCCCGCGCCCTCCTCGCCCCGCTCACCGAGACGCTGGCGGAGACCCTGCGCTGCTGGCTGAGCCTGCACGGCGGCTGGGACCGCACGGCGGTCGCGCTCCAGGTCCACCGCAACACGGTCCGCCAGCGCATCGCCCGCTGCGCGGCGCTGCTGGACGCGGACCTGGACGACGCGAACGTCAGGATGGAGTTGTGGTTCGCACTCAGCGCATTGTGGCCCAGAGTCGGATCCGCAGATTTCGGCTAG
- the speB gene encoding agmatinase, with protein sequence MSSNETPRGPVDSSRVPRYAGPATFARLPRLDEVGTADIAVVGVPFDSGVSYRPGARFGGNAIREASRLLRPYNPAQDASPFALAQVADAGDIAANPFNINEAVDTIEAAADDLLGTGARLMTLGGDHTIALPLLRSVAKKHGPVALLHFDAHLDTWDTYFGAAYTHGTPFRRAVEEGILDTEALSHVGTRGPLYGKQDLTDDAKMGFGIVTSADVMRRGVDEITDQLRQRIGDRPLYISIDIDVLDPAHAPGTGTPEAGGLTSRELLEILRGLASCNLVSADLVEVAPAYDHAEITSVAASHAAYELTTIMSRQIAEARTK encoded by the coding sequence ATGAGCAGCAACGAAACGCCGCGCGGTCCCGTCGACTCGTCCCGGGTCCCGCGGTACGCAGGACCAGCGACCTTCGCCCGGCTGCCCCGGCTCGACGAGGTCGGCACCGCGGACATCGCGGTCGTCGGCGTGCCCTTCGACAGCGGGGTCTCCTACCGGCCCGGCGCCCGCTTCGGCGGCAACGCGATCCGTGAGGCATCCCGTCTCCTGCGTCCGTACAACCCGGCCCAGGACGCCTCCCCCTTCGCGCTCGCGCAGGTCGCCGACGCCGGGGACATCGCCGCGAACCCGTTCAACATCAACGAGGCCGTCGACACGATCGAGGCCGCGGCCGACGATCTGCTCGGCACCGGCGCCCGGCTGATGACGCTCGGCGGCGACCACACCATCGCGCTGCCGTTGCTGCGCTCCGTCGCCAAGAAGCACGGCCCCGTCGCCCTGCTCCACTTCGACGCGCACCTGGACACGTGGGACACCTACTTCGGCGCCGCGTACACCCACGGCACCCCGTTCCGCCGGGCCGTCGAGGAGGGCATCCTCGACACCGAGGCGCTCTCCCACGTCGGTACGCGCGGCCCGCTGTACGGCAAGCAGGACCTCACCGACGACGCCAAGATGGGCTTCGGCATCGTTACCTCCGCCGATGTCATGCGCCGCGGCGTCGACGAGATCACCGACCAGCTGCGTCAGCGGATCGGTGACCGCCCGCTCTACATCTCCATCGACATCGACGTCCTGGACCCGGCCCACGCGCCCGGCACCGGCACCCCCGAGGCCGGCGGCCTGACCTCCAGGGAACTGCTGGAGATCCTGCGCGGACTCGCCTCCTGCAACCTGGTCTCGGCCGACCTGGTCGAGGTCGCGCCCGCGTACGACCACGCGGAGATCACCTCCGTCGCCGCCTCCCACGCGGCGTACGAGCTGACCACGATCATGTCCCGCCAGATCGCAGAGGCGCGCACGAAGTGA
- a CDS encoding thiamine pyrophosphate-binding protein — MSHDHDDRPRLTPAQAEAALNPPPGRNGGDLVVETLHGLGATTVFGLPGQHALGIFDALRRSSLTYIGLRVENNAGFAADAYGRITGEVAPLLLSTGPGALTSLAALQEAASASAPVLAISSQIPTAGLGGGRHGYLHELRDQQASFRDIVKSVHTVRTASQIPSAIAAAWESALTAPHGPVWVEIPQDVLLAETVLPVVTAMDATPRELYPRPELTVAAAHLLSNAERPAIIAGGGVVRSDATGKLRALAEKIGAPVVTTFGGKGAFPWEHPLSLRSWLEDRHTTDFLESADVLLVVGSGLGELSSNYHTFRPRGRVIQIEADAGKLESNHPALGIHSDAREALADLLDAVEPREDRTAAERVRTVLEKVRARIDAQDLTLEQRVVASVREALPDTAPSFWDMTILTYWAWSAFDARHPNTMHSAQGAGGLGYGFPAALGAAAADPTKPVLAVSGDGGAMYSIAELATARQYGLPVTWLIVDDGGYGILREYMTGAFGEATGTELSRPDFVALAESFGVPAVRTTPESLTDDLAKSLAAPGPSVVVLPALLRMFEPTHL, encoded by the coding sequence GTGAGCCACGACCACGATGACCGCCCGCGGCTCACCCCCGCACAGGCCGAGGCGGCGCTCAACCCGCCACCCGGCCGCAACGGTGGCGACCTCGTGGTCGAGACGCTGCACGGTCTCGGCGCCACCACCGTCTTCGGGCTGCCCGGCCAGCACGCCCTGGGCATCTTCGACGCGCTGCGCCGTTCCTCGCTCACCTACATCGGGCTGCGCGTGGAGAACAACGCCGGCTTCGCCGCCGACGCCTACGGCCGTATCACCGGAGAAGTCGCCCCGCTGCTGCTCTCCACGGGCCCGGGCGCCCTCACCTCGCTCGCCGCGCTCCAGGAGGCGGCGTCCGCCTCGGCCCCGGTGCTCGCGATCTCCAGCCAGATCCCGACCGCGGGGCTCGGCGGTGGCCGGCACGGATATCTGCACGAGCTCCGCGACCAGCAGGCGTCGTTCCGCGACATCGTGAAGTCGGTGCACACGGTGCGTACCGCTTCGCAGATCCCGTCCGCGATCGCCGCAGCCTGGGAGTCCGCGCTCACCGCCCCGCACGGCCCCGTCTGGGTGGAGATCCCGCAGGACGTACTCCTCGCCGAGACCGTCCTGCCGGTCGTCACGGCGATGGACGCCACCCCGCGGGAGCTGTACCCGCGCCCCGAGCTGACCGTCGCGGCCGCCCATCTGCTGTCGAACGCCGAGCGGCCGGCGATCATCGCGGGCGGCGGAGTCGTACGGTCCGACGCGACGGGCAAGCTGCGCGCCCTCGCGGAGAAGATCGGCGCTCCGGTCGTCACCACCTTCGGCGGCAAGGGCGCCTTCCCCTGGGAACACCCGCTGTCGCTGCGCTCCTGGCTGGAGGACCGGCACACCACGGACTTCCTGGAGTCCGCGGACGTCCTGCTGGTCGTCGGCTCGGGCCTGGGGGAGCTCTCCTCGAACTACCACACGTTCCGCCCGCGCGGCCGGGTCATCCAGATCGAGGCCGACGCCGGGAAGCTGGAGTCCAACCACCCCGCGCTCGGTATCCACTCCGACGCACGCGAGGCACTCGCCGACCTCCTCGACGCGGTCGAACCGCGCGAGGACCGGACGGCGGCCGAGCGCGTCCGTACCGTGCTGGAGAAGGTGCGGGCGCGGATCGACGCCCAGGACCTGACCCTGGAGCAGCGGGTCGTCGCCTCGGTCCGCGAGGCGCTGCCCGACACCGCGCCCAGCTTCTGGGACATGACGATCCTCACCTACTGGGCGTGGTCCGCGTTCGACGCCCGGCACCCGAACACGATGCACTCGGCGCAGGGTGCGGGCGGCCTCGGCTACGGCTTCCCGGCGGCGCTCGGCGCCGCCGCGGCCGACCCCACGAAGCCGGTGCTCGCGGTCTCGGGCGACGGCGGCGCGATGTACTCGATCGCCGAACTTGCCACGGCGAGGCAGTACGGCCTCCCCGTCACCTGGCTGATCGTCGACGACGGCGGCTACGGCATCCTGCGCGAGTACATGACGGGTGCGTTCGGCGAGGCCACCGGGACGGAGCTCTCCCGCCCCGACTTCGTGGCCCTGGCCGAGTCCTTCGGCGTCCCGGCGGTCCGCACGACCCCGGAGTCCCTCACGGACGACCTCGCGAAGTCCCTGGCGGCCCCCGGCCCGTCGGTGGTCGTCCTCCCGGCCCTCCTGAGGATGTTCGAGCCGACGCACCTCTGA